CCGACCAAGGGTCCGGACAGCTACGGCTACGGCAGCTACACGTACGGCGCCAAGCACGTCGTCGACCAGGCCGAGCCGGAGCTCAGCGAGGCACAGGCGAAGCCGAGGCGACGAGCCACCGCGAAGGTCTGAGCTAACCGCCGCGCATCCCACCATGCCACGATGGAGGGATGAAGGGGATCATTCTCGCCGGCGGCTCGGGCACGCGACTGCATCCGATCACGCTCGGCGTCTCGAAGCAGCTGATCCCGGTGTTCGACAAGCCGATGATCTACTACCCGCTGTCGACCCTGATGCTCGCCGGCATCCGCGACATCCTGGTGATCACCACCCCACACGACGCACCGTTCTTCGAACGCCTGCTCGGTGACGGTTCGCACTTCGGCATCTCGCTGACCTACGCGCAGCAGGCCTCACCCGACGGTCTCGCGCAGGCGTTCACGATCGGTGCTGATTTCATCGGCGACGACTCCGTCGCCCTCGTGCTCGGCGACAATCTGCTCTACGGTCCGGGCCTCGGCACCCAGCTGAAGCGCTTCTCGGGCATCGACGGCGGGGCCATCTTCGCCTACTGGGTGTCGGAGCCCACCGCCTATGGAGTGGTCGAGTTCGACGGTGAGGGCCGGGCGGTCTCGCTCGAGGAGAAGCCGACTGTACCGAAGAGCAACTACGCGGTGCCGGGACTATATTTCTACGACAACGACGTGATCGAGATCGCCCGTGGACTTCGGCCGAGTGCGCGCGGCGAGTACGAGATCACCGACGTGAACCGCGAGTACCTGTCGCGGGGTGCACTGCAGGTGGAGGTGCTCCCCCGCGGAAC
Above is a genomic segment from Microbacterium sp. W4I4 containing:
- the rfbA gene encoding glucose-1-phosphate thymidylyltransferase RfbA; protein product: MKGIILAGGSGTRLHPITLGVSKQLIPVFDKPMIYYPLSTLMLAGIRDILVITTPHDAPFFERLLGDGSHFGISLTYAQQASPDGLAQAFTIGADFIGDDSVALVLGDNLLYGPGLGTQLKRFSGIDGGAIFAYWVSEPTAYGVVEFDGEGRAVSLEEKPTVPKSNYAVPGLYFYDNDVIEIARGLRPSARGEYEITDVNREYLSRGALQVEVLPRGTAWLDTGTFDQMTDAGDYVRTMERRTGMKIGAPEEVAWRQGYLSDDELRMRGEALVKSGYGTYLLGLLERGER